From the genome of Brachyhypopomus gauderio isolate BG-103 chromosome 20, BGAUD_0.2, whole genome shotgun sequence, one region includes:
- the LOC143484185 gene encoding uncharacterized protein LOC143484185 isoform X1 produces the protein MEKEGRHSDCGKSLIKQRDLQKHQHTRTGEKLYACSECGKSYSRRSTLQKHQRIHTGIKPYHCSECGKNYSSQSYFQVHQRIHTEKPYHCSECGKNYSSQSYFQVHQRIHTGVNPYHCSDCGKSYSCQSYLQIHQRIHTGVNPYHCSDCGKSYSSQSYLKIHQRIHTGEKPYHCSECGKSFSRRSTLQKHQRIHTGIKPYHCSECGKSFRSQSYLQIHRHIHTGEKPYQCSECGKSFRCQSNLRKHQRIHTGEKPYHCSECGRNYSSQSYFQVHQGIHTGVNPYHCSDCGKSYSSQSYLQMHQHIHTGEKPYYCSECGKSFIKQRDLQKHQHTHTGEKPYQCSECGKSFSSQSNLHRHQRIHTGEKPYQCSECGKSFSLQSSLQVHQRIHTGEKPYHCSDCGKNFSSQGNLQKHQRIHTGEKPYHCSECGKSFRSQSHLRLHQRIHTGEKPYYCSECAMTFSDRCNLRQHQRIHTGEKPYHCSKCGKSFRTRSNLRSHQHIHT, from the coding sequence ATGGAAAAGGAGGGACGTCACTCAGATTGTGGGAAGAGTTTGATTAAGCAGAGGGATCTCCAGAAACACCAGCACACTCGTACAGGAGAGAAGTTGTATGcttgctcagagtgtgggaagagttataGTAGACGGAGTACTTTACAaaagcaccagcgcattcacacaggaattaagccgtatcactgctcagagtgtgggaaaaaTTATAGTTCTCAGAGTTATTTCCAAGTACACCAGCGCATACACacagagaagccgtatcactgctcagagtgtgggaaaaaTTATAGTTCTCAGAGTTATTTCCAAGTACACCAGCGCATACACACAGGAGTGAacccatatcactgctcagattgTGGGAAAAGTTATAGTTGTCAGAGTTATCTCCAAATACACCAGCGCATACACACAGGAGTGAacccatatcactgctcagattgTGGGAAAAGCTATAGTTCTCAGAGTTATCTTAAAATACACCAgcgtattcacacaggagagaagccatatcactgctcagagtgtggtaAGAGTTTTAGTAGACGGAGTACTTTACAaaagcaccagcgcattcacacaggaattaagccgtatcactgctcagaatgtgggaagagttttcgTTCTCAGAGTTATCTCCAAATACACcggcacattcacacaggagagaagccctaTCAGTGCTCAGAGTGTGGCAAGAGTTTTAGGTGTCAGAGTAATCTCCGAAAGCACCAgcgtattcacacaggagagaagccgtatcactgctcagagtgtgggagaaATTATAGTTCTCAGAGTTATTTCCAAGTACACCAgggcattcacacaggagtgaacccgtatcactgctcagattgTGGGAAAAGTTATAGTTCTCAGAGTTATCTTCAAATGCACCAGcatattcacacaggagagaagccgtattactgctcagagtgtgggaagagttttattaaGCAGAGGGATCTCCAGAAACAccagcacactcacacaggagagaagccgtatcaatgctcagagtgtgggaagagttttagtagTCAGAGTAATCTCCAccgacaccagcgcattcacacaggagagaagccctaTCAGTGCTCAGAGTGTGGCAAGAGTTTTAGTTTGCAGAGTTCTCTCCAAGTGCATCAAcgtattcacacaggagagaagccatatcactgctcagattgTGGGAAAAATTTTAGTAGTCAGGGTAATCTCCAAAAACACCAGcgaattcacacaggagagaagccgtatcactgctcagagtgtggcaaGAGTTTTAGGAGTCAGAGTCATCTCCGACTGCATCAAcgtattcacacaggagagaagccatattactGTTCAGAGTGTGCAATGACTTTTTCTGATCGATGTAATCTCCGCCAACATCAGCggattcacacaggagagaagccctaTCACTGTTCaaagtgtgggaagagttttcgTACTCGGAGTAATCTCCGAAgtcaccagcacattcacacatga